The following proteins are co-located in the Mycolicibacterium goodii genome:
- the bioD gene encoding dethiobiotin synthase encodes MTVLAVTGTDTGVGKTVTTAALACAARLAGRDVAVCKPVQTGTIDGDDDLGEVRRLSGVTALHGGWRYPEPLAPVAAAGRAGAALPTRTELVQSVRAVDGPGRLTLVEGAGGLLVALGADGVTLRDLAGDLDAQVLVVVSAGLGTLNHTALTLEALAHQQLSCAGLVIGAWPQNPGVAELDNRQALADLAPVRAVLPAGVGVATPGRFEDLSAAAFDADWITSLS; translated from the coding sequence ATGACGGTGCTCGCGGTGACCGGCACCGACACCGGTGTCGGCAAGACGGTGACGACGGCCGCGCTGGCGTGCGCGGCCCGGCTCGCGGGCCGCGACGTCGCGGTGTGCAAGCCGGTGCAGACCGGAACCATCGACGGCGACGACGATCTCGGCGAGGTCCGCCGGCTGTCCGGGGTCACCGCACTGCACGGCGGATGGCGTTACCCCGAACCGTTGGCGCCGGTCGCCGCCGCGGGCCGGGCCGGTGCGGCGCTGCCCACCCGCACCGAACTCGTGCAATCGGTGCGCGCGGTCGACGGCCCCGGTCGGCTGACCCTGGTCGAGGGCGCCGGCGGCCTGCTCGTCGCGCTGGGCGCTGACGGCGTCACGCTGCGTGACCTCGCGGGCGACCTCGACGCGCAGGTGCTCGTCGTGGTGTCCGCGGGGCTGGGCACGCTCAACCACACCGCGTTGACCTTGGAAGCGCTTGCCCATCAACAACTTTCGTGCGCCGGCCTGGTGATCGGGGCCTGGCCGCAGAATCCCGGGGTGGCCGAGCTGGACAACCGACAGGCTCTCGCCGACCTCGCACCGGTGCGCGCGGTGCTGCCCGCCGGGGTCGGTGTCGCCACCCCCGGGCGTTTCGAAGATTTGAGCGCGGCGGCGTTTGACGCAGACTGGATCACGAGCCTGAGCTGA
- a CDS encoding 8-amino-7-oxononanoate synthase → MTRTGLSPLAWLADVEQRRRAEGLRRELRVRPPVGAELDLASNDYLGLSQHPAVLDGGVEALRTWGAGAGGSRLVTGNTELHEAFERELAAFLGAESALVFSSGYTANLGALVALSGPGSLIVSDALSHASLVDACRLARARVVVSPHRDVDAVDAALAARSEDRAVVVTESVFSADGVLAPLRDLHAVCRRHGALLLVDEAHGLGVRGPGGQGLLYEAGLAGAPDIVVTTTLSKALGSQGGAVLGPEAVRAHLVDTARSFIFDTGLAPAAVGAAAAALRVLIAEPQRARAVLDRAAELAAISGVTETPDSAVVSVILGDPDVAVGAAAACLDRGVRVGCFRPPSVPVGTSRLRLTARASLTEDEMTIARQVLTHVLAAARA, encoded by the coding sequence GTGACCCGCACAGGTCTTTCACCGTTGGCCTGGCTGGCCGACGTCGAACAACGCCGCCGGGCCGAGGGGCTGCGCCGTGAACTGCGGGTCCGTCCGCCCGTCGGGGCCGAACTCGACCTGGCGTCGAACGACTACCTGGGTCTGTCGCAGCATCCCGCGGTGCTCGACGGCGGCGTCGAGGCACTGCGCACCTGGGGCGCGGGTGCGGGCGGCTCGCGCCTGGTGACCGGCAACACCGAGCTGCACGAGGCGTTCGAGCGGGAGCTTGCGGCGTTCCTCGGTGCCGAATCGGCGCTGGTGTTCTCCTCCGGCTACACCGCCAACCTGGGCGCGCTGGTGGCGCTGTCCGGGCCGGGCTCGCTGATCGTCTCCGATGCGCTGTCGCATGCGTCGCTGGTCGACGCGTGCCGCCTGGCCCGGGCCCGGGTGGTGGTGTCGCCGCACCGCGATGTCGACGCGGTCGACGCGGCACTGGCGGCCCGCTCCGAGGACCGCGCCGTCGTGGTCACCGAATCGGTGTTCAGCGCCGACGGTGTCCTGGCCCCGCTGCGGGACCTGCACGCGGTGTGCCGCAGGCACGGCGCGCTGCTGCTCGTCGACGAGGCCCACGGTCTGGGGGTGCGCGGTCCGGGTGGTCAGGGCCTGCTCTACGAGGCCGGTCTGGCAGGCGCCCCGGACATCGTGGTGACGACGACGCTGTCGAAGGCGCTCGGCAGCCAGGGCGGCGCGGTTCTCGGCCCCGAGGCGGTGCGCGCGCACCTCGTCGACACGGCGCGCTCGTTCATCTTCGACACCGGTCTGGCGCCGGCCGCCGTCGGCGCCGCGGCCGCCGCGCTGCGGGTGCTGATCGCCGAACCGCAGCGCGCCCGCGCGGTGCTGGACCGTGCCGCGGAACTGGCCGCGATCTCGGGCGTCACCGAAACACCCGACTCGGCGGTGGTATCGGTGATTCTCGGCGACCCGGACGTCGCCGTTGGTGCCGCCGCCGCGTGTCTCGACCGCGGTGTGCGCGTCGGCTGCTTCCGCCCGCCCTCGGTTCCGGTGGGCACCTCGCGGCTGCGCCTGACGGCGCGGGCATCGCTGACCGAGGACGAGATGACCATCGCGCGACAGGTGCTCACCCACGTGCTGGCCGCCGCGCGCGCATGA
- a CDS encoding adenosylmethionine--8-amino-7-oxononanoate transaminase: MADLTPAQISAIDAAHIWHPYSRIDADAFPPVVAVGAKGAWLTVIDPSDGARIDVLDAMASWWTAVHGHGHPELDRAINSQLATMNHVMFGGLTHEPAARLAQLLVELTPDGLDTVFFSDSGSVSVEVAVKMALQYWRSLGRGAKHRLMTWRGGYHGDTFTPMSVCDPDGGMHSLWTDVLVAQEFAAAVPRDYDRAYSAAFERQLAEHADELAAVIVEPVVQGAGGMRFHDPRYLADLRAICDRHDVLLIFDEIATGFGRTGKLFAAEHAGVSPDIMCVGKALTGGYITLAATLCTARVAQTISSGQPGALMHGPTFMANALACAVGVAAVELLINSDWRAQVAAIEEGLRTGLEPARDLRGVADVRVLGAIGVIEMREPVDMPLATTTALRHRVWLRPFGKLIYAMPPFICTAEEVAQITAGMVGVARALT, from the coding sequence GTGGCCGACCTGACCCCGGCGCAGATCAGTGCCATCGACGCCGCCCACATCTGGCACCCGTACAGCAGGATCGACGCGGACGCGTTCCCGCCGGTCGTGGCGGTCGGCGCGAAGGGCGCCTGGCTGACGGTGATCGACCCGTCCGACGGCGCGCGCATCGACGTCCTCGACGCCATGGCGTCGTGGTGGACCGCGGTGCACGGCCACGGCCATCCGGAACTGGATCGGGCGATCAACAGCCAGCTCGCGACCATGAACCACGTCATGTTCGGCGGCCTGACGCACGAGCCCGCGGCCCGGTTGGCGCAGCTGCTCGTCGAGCTCACCCCCGACGGCCTGGACACCGTGTTCTTCAGTGATTCCGGATCGGTTTCGGTCGAGGTCGCGGTCAAGATGGCGCTGCAGTACTGGCGCAGCCTGGGCCGCGGCGCCAAGCACCGCCTGATGACGTGGCGGGGTGGCTACCACGGGGACACCTTCACCCCGATGAGCGTGTGCGACCCCGACGGCGGCATGCATTCGCTGTGGACCGATGTGCTGGTGGCGCAGGAGTTCGCCGCGGCCGTGCCGCGGGACTACGACCGGGCCTATTCCGCGGCGTTCGAGCGGCAACTCGCCGAGCACGCCGACGAACTCGCCGCGGTGATCGTCGAACCCGTAGTGCAGGGCGCGGGCGGTATGCGGTTCCACGATCCGCGGTACCTGGCGGATCTGCGCGCCATCTGCGACCGCCACGACGTGCTGCTCATCTTCGACGAGATCGCCACCGGTTTCGGGCGCACCGGCAAGCTGTTCGCCGCCGAGCATGCCGGGGTCAGCCCCGACATCATGTGCGTGGGCAAGGCGCTCACCGGCGGCTACATCACCTTGGCGGCGACGCTGTGCACGGCGCGGGTCGCGCAGACCATCAGTTCGGGCCAACCGGGGGCACTCATGCACGGCCCGACGTTCATGGCCAACGCGCTGGCCTGCGCGGTCGGGGTGGCGGCGGTCGAACTGCTGATCAACAGCGACTGGCGCGCTCAGGTGGCCGCGATCGAGGAGGGGCTGCGCACCGGCCTTGAGCCCGCGCGCGACCTGCGCGGCGTGGCCGATGTGCGCGTTCTCGGCGCGATCGGCGTGATCGAGATGCGCGAACCGGTGGACATGCCACTGGCCACCACGACGGCGCTGCGACACCGGGTGTGGCTGCGCCCGTTCGGCAAGCTGATCTACGCCATGCCGCCTTTCATCTGCACCGCCGAGGAGGTCGCCCAGATCACCGCGGGCATGGTCGGCGTCGCGCGTGCATTAACCTGA
- a CDS encoding acyltransferase family protein — translation MMTLSPTRPAPLSRDTRAATPSMGTRKSGFYRHDLDGLRGVAIIMVAVFHIWFGRVSGGVDVFLALSGFFFGGKILRTALDRSTPLRPLSEVVRLVRRLLPALVVVLAAAAVLTILIQPETRWEAFADQSLASLGYYQNWELANTAADYLRAGETVSPLQHIWSMSVQGQFYIAFLVLILGFAYLFRRLFGRHLRTFFIVLLAALTIASFVYAIIAHNTDQATAYYNSFARAWELLLGALAGALVGFVRWPMWLRTVVSVVSLGVILSCGWFIDGVKEFPGPWTLVPVGAAILFILSAANRTGDLKTAGRLPAPNRLLATAPFVALGSMAYSLYLWHWPLLIFWLSYSGHTEANFLEGTIVLLVSAVLAWLTTRYIEEPLRAQTNRAPAPVAVPLRARLRRPTIVLGSVVALLGVALTATSFTWREHVTVQRASGKELSGLAARDYPGARALIDHARVPKLPMRPTVLEAKDDLPISTTEGCISDFANVGVINCTYGDKNATRTIALAGGSHAEHWITALDLLGKQHNFKIVTYLKMGCPLTTEEVPLVSGDNRPYPKCHEWNQRVMAKLIADHPDFVFTTSTRPWNIKPGDVMPSTYLGIWEAFSDNNIPVLAMRDTPWLTRNGKPYFPADCLADGGDAVSCGIKRSKVLSDRNPTLDYLDRFPLMKPLDMSDAVCRPDYCRVVEGNVLLYHDSHHLSATYMRTMTNELGRQMAAATGWW, via the coding sequence ATGATGACCCTCTCCCCGACGCGGCCGGCGCCGCTCAGTCGCGATACGCGCGCCGCAACGCCGTCAATGGGGACCCGGAAGTCCGGTTTCTACCGTCACGATCTCGACGGCCTCCGCGGCGTCGCGATCATCATGGTGGCCGTCTTCCACATCTGGTTCGGCCGCGTTTCCGGTGGTGTCGACGTGTTTCTCGCGCTGTCCGGGTTCTTCTTCGGCGGCAAGATCCTGCGCACCGCACTGGACCGGTCCACGCCGCTGCGGCCGCTGTCAGAGGTGGTCCGCCTGGTGCGGCGGCTACTTCCCGCACTGGTCGTCGTGCTCGCCGCTGCCGCGGTCCTGACCATCCTCATTCAGCCGGAAACCCGGTGGGAAGCGTTTGCTGACCAGAGCCTGGCAAGCCTGGGCTACTACCAGAACTGGGAGTTGGCGAACACCGCAGCGGATTACCTTCGCGCCGGTGAGACGGTCAGCCCGCTGCAGCACATCTGGTCGATGTCGGTGCAGGGCCAGTTCTACATCGCGTTCCTGGTGCTGATTCTCGGGTTCGCCTATCTGTTCCGGCGGCTGTTCGGCCGCCATCTGCGGACCTTCTTCATCGTGCTGCTCGCGGCGCTGACCATCGCGTCGTTCGTGTACGCGATCATCGCCCACAACACCGATCAGGCCACCGCCTACTACAACAGTTTCGCCCGGGCCTGGGAATTGCTGTTGGGTGCGTTGGCCGGAGCGCTCGTGGGTTTCGTGCGGTGGCCGATGTGGCTGCGCACCGTGGTGTCGGTCGTCTCGCTCGGCGTCATCCTGTCCTGCGGCTGGTTCATCGACGGGGTCAAGGAGTTCCCGGGCCCGTGGACGCTCGTGCCGGTCGGCGCGGCGATCCTGTTCATCCTGTCCGCGGCGAACCGCACGGGTGATCTGAAAACGGCGGGCCGCCTGCCCGCGCCCAACCGCCTGCTGGCGACGGCGCCGTTCGTCGCGCTGGGTTCGATGGCCTACTCGCTGTACCTGTGGCACTGGCCGCTGCTGATCTTCTGGTTGTCGTACTCCGGTCACACCGAGGCGAACTTCCTCGAAGGCACGATCGTGCTGCTGGTGTCGGCGGTGCTGGCCTGGTTGACGACGCGCTACATCGAGGAACCGTTGCGCGCCCAAACCAACCGGGCCCCGGCTCCGGTGGCCGTGCCGCTACGGGCCCGGCTGCGCCGTCCGACGATCGTGCTCGGCTCTGTCGTCGCCCTGCTCGGTGTCGCGCTGACCGCGACGTCGTTCACGTGGCGCGAGCACGTCACCGTGCAGCGCGCCAGCGGCAAGGAACTGTCCGGGTTGGCGGCGCGGGACTATCCGGGAGCGCGCGCCCTGATCGACCACGCGCGGGTGCCCAAGCTGCCGATGCGGCCGACCGTGCTGGAGGCCAAGGACGACCTACCGATCTCGACGACCGAGGGCTGCATCAGCGACTTCGCCAATGTCGGGGTGATCAACTGCACCTACGGCGACAAGAACGCCACCCGCACCATCGCGCTGGCCGGCGGGTCCCACGCCGAGCACTGGATCACCGCGCTCGACCTGCTGGGAAAGCAGCACAACTTCAAGATCGTCACCTACCTGAAGATGGGTTGCCCGCTGACCACCGAAGAGGTGCCGCTGGTCAGCGGCGACAACCGCCCCTACCCCAAGTGCCACGAATGGAATCAACGGGTGATGGCGAAGTTGATCGCCGACCATCCCGACTTCGTGTTCACCACCTCGACCCGCCCGTGGAACATCAAACCCGGTGACGTGATGCCCAGTACGTACCTCGGCATCTGGGAGGCGTTCTCCGACAACAACATCCCCGTCCTGGCGATGCGTGACACACCGTGGCTGACCCGCAACGGCAAGCCGTACTTCCCGGCCGACTGCCTGGCCGACGGCGGCGACGCCGTCTCCTGCGGGATCAAACGATCCAAGGTGCTCTCCGACCGCAACCCCACACTGGATTATCTCGATCGGTTTCCGCTGATGAAGCCGCTCGACATGAGTGACGCGGTGTGCCGTCCGGACTACTGTCGGGTGGTGGAGGGAAACGTCCTGTTGTACCACGACTCTCACCATCTGTCCGCAACCTACATGCGCACCATGACCAACGAACTGGGGCGCCAGATGGCGGCCGCGACCGGTTGGTGGTGA
- the glgX gene encoding glycogen debranching protein GlgX, translated as MVWPGEAYPLGATYDGAGTNFSLFSEVAERVELCLIAKDGSETRINLEEVDGYVWHAYLPTISPGQRYGFRVYGPWDPSQGLRCDPSKLLLDPYGKSFHGDFDFTQALFSYDLNADPPGTGEPPRVDSLGHTMTSVVINPFFQWGSDRAPKTPYHDTVIYEAHVKGMTQTHPGIPDALRGTYAGLCHPVIIDHLKSLSVTAIELMPVHQFMHDHRLLDLGLRNYWGYNTVGFFAPHFQYAATRNAGGAVAEFKTMVKAFHDAGIEVILDVVYNHTAEGNHLGPTINFRGIDNAAYYRLLDGQPELYKDFTGTGNSLNARHPHTLQLIMDSLRYWVLDMHVDGFRFDLASTLAREFYDVDRLSAFFDLVQQDPVVSQVKLIAEPWDVGEGGYQVGNFPGLWTEWNGKYRDTVRDYWRGEPATLAEFASRLTGSSDLYEATGRRPSASINFVTCHDGFTLNDLVSYNEKHNEANGEDNRDGESHNRSWNCGVEGPTDDPDILALRAKQMRNIMATLMLSQGTPMIAHGDEIGRTQLGNNNVYCQDSEVSWMDWSLCQKNADHLEFTRKVVAFRKQHPVFRRRRFFEGEPIRSGDQVRDIAWLTPAGTEMTPEDWGSGLGTCVAVFLNGEAIPTPNARGERVVDDSFLLCFNSNDHPQDFVTPNGDYATEWTADIDTADPVGNSDLVVRAGEKVSIRPRSVLVLRKTA; from the coding sequence ATGGTGTGGCCCGGGGAGGCCTACCCGCTCGGCGCGACCTACGACGGAGCCGGAACGAACTTCTCGTTGTTCTCCGAGGTCGCCGAACGTGTCGAACTGTGCCTGATCGCCAAGGACGGCTCCGAGACCAGGATCAACCTCGAAGAGGTCGACGGGTACGTGTGGCACGCCTACCTGCCGACGATCTCACCGGGGCAGCGCTACGGCTTCCGGGTGTACGGCCCGTGGGACCCGTCGCAGGGTCTGCGCTGCGACCCGAGCAAGTTGCTGCTCGACCCGTACGGCAAGTCGTTCCACGGTGACTTCGACTTCACCCAGGCGCTGTTCTCCTACGACCTGAACGCCGACCCACCCGGCACCGGCGAGCCGCCGCGCGTCGACTCGCTGGGGCACACCATGACCAGCGTGGTGATCAACCCGTTCTTCCAGTGGGGATCCGACCGCGCCCCCAAGACCCCGTACCACGACACCGTGATCTATGAGGCGCACGTCAAGGGCATGACGCAGACCCATCCGGGTATCCCCGATGCGCTGCGCGGCACCTACGCGGGCCTGTGCCACCCGGTGATCATCGACCACCTCAAGTCGCTCAGCGTCACCGCGATCGAATTGATGCCGGTGCACCAGTTCATGCACGACCACCGTCTGCTGGACCTCGGGCTGCGAAACTACTGGGGCTACAACACCGTCGGCTTCTTCGCGCCCCACTTCCAGTACGCGGCGACCCGCAACGCCGGCGGCGCGGTGGCCGAGTTCAAGACGATGGTCAAGGCCTTCCACGACGCGGGTATCGAGGTGATCCTCGACGTCGTCTACAACCACACCGCCGAGGGCAACCACCTCGGCCCCACGATCAACTTTCGCGGTATCGACAACGCCGCGTACTACCGCCTGCTCGACGGTCAACCCGAGTTGTACAAGGACTTCACCGGCACCGGCAACAGCCTCAACGCCCGGCATCCGCACACCCTGCAGCTGATCATGGACTCGCTGCGGTACTGGGTGCTCGACATGCACGTCGACGGCTTCCGTTTCGACCTGGCCTCCACGCTGGCGCGGGAATTCTATGACGTCGACCGGCTTTCGGCGTTCTTCGATCTGGTGCAACAGGATCCGGTGGTCAGCCAGGTCAAGTTGATCGCCGAACCATGGGATGTCGGCGAGGGCGGCTACCAGGTGGGCAACTTCCCAGGTTTATGGACCGAGTGGAACGGGAAATATCGCGACACTGTGCGTGATTACTGGCGGGGCGAGCCCGCAACCCTCGCCGAGTTCGCCTCGCGACTGACCGGTTCCTCGGACCTCTACGAGGCGACCGGTCGGCGTCCGAGCGCGAGCATCAACTTCGTGACCTGTCACGACGGATTCACCCTCAACGATCTGGTCTCGTACAACGAGAAACACAACGAGGCCAACGGCGAGGACAACCGCGACGGCGAGAGCCACAACCGGTCGTGGAACTGCGGGGTGGAGGGTCCCACCGACGATCCCGACATCCTCGCGCTGCGGGCCAAGCAGATGCGCAACATCATGGCCACGCTGATGCTCTCGCAGGGCACCCCGATGATCGCCCACGGCGACGAGATCGGCCGGACACAGTTGGGCAACAACAATGTCTACTGCCAGGATTCGGAGGTGTCCTGGATGGACTGGTCGCTGTGCCAGAAGAACGCCGACCACCTCGAATTCACCCGCAAGGTCGTGGCGTTCCGCAAGCAGCATCCGGTGTTCCGGCGGCGCCGGTTCTTCGAGGGCGAGCCGATCCGCAGCGGCGACCAGGTGCGCGACATCGCGTGGCTGACCCCGGCCGGAACGGAGATGACCCCGGAGGACTGGGGCTCGGGCCTCGGCACGTGCGTGGCGGTGTTCCTCAACGGTGAGGCGATCCCCACCCCCAACGCGCGCGGCGAGCGGGTGGTCGACGACTCATTCCTGTTGTGCTTCAACTCCAATGACCATCCGCAGGATTTCGTGACCCCGAACGGCGACTACGCCACCGAGTGGACCGCCGACATCGACACCGCCGATCCGGTCGGCAACTCCGACCTTGTGGTCAGGGCCGGCGAGAAGGTCTCCATCCGGCCGCGCTCGGTCCTCGTCCTGCGTAAGACGGCGTGA
- the treZ gene encoding malto-oligosyltrehalose trehalohydrolase: protein MTEFAVWAPLPDVVRLDVEGTVHDMTRSDDGWWRAEVECADDARYGFILDDDPRALPDPRSARQPDGVHERSQLWRPAPDAWTDVDWPGRSIAGRVIYELHIGTFTPAGTFDSAIDKLDHLVDLGVDFVELMPVNAFSGTHGWGYDGVLWYAVHEPYGGPDGLVRFVDACHARGLGVLIDAVFNHLGPSGNYLPKFGPYLSAGSNPWGASINLSDADADEVRAYILECALRWMRDFHADGLRLDAVHALMDNTAIHILEELSAETDALAEELGRPLSLIAESDLNDPRLITPRDRGGYGITAQWDDDIHHAIHTAVSGERQGYYADFGSLETLATTLKNGYFHAGTYSSFRHRRHGRPLDTATIPGTRLLAYTVTHDQVGNRAVGDRPSQRLTAGQLAVKAALALGSPYTAMLFMGEEWGSSSPFQFFSSHPEPELARATAEGRKAEFAEHGWDADEIPDPQDPATFERSKLNWDELDQGEHAQLLGIYRGLIELRRTEPALADPWLDHMRVDFDETDRWIVLYRGDLAIACNLNADPVTVPVSGEPVLASSTPDITADATTLAGHSFAILRVVNSSSTAAQPVDDALSG from the coding sequence ATGACCGAATTCGCGGTGTGGGCGCCCCTGCCCGACGTCGTGCGCCTCGACGTCGAGGGCACGGTGCACGATATGACCCGGTCCGATGACGGCTGGTGGCGCGCCGAGGTCGAATGTGCCGACGATGCCCGTTACGGTTTCATCCTCGACGACGACCCGAGGGCGCTGCCCGACCCGCGGTCGGCCCGCCAACCCGACGGCGTGCACGAACGCTCCCAGCTGTGGCGGCCCGCCCCCGACGCCTGGACCGACGTGGACTGGCCCGGTCGATCCATCGCCGGCCGGGTGATCTACGAGCTTCACATCGGAACCTTCACGCCGGCAGGCACATTCGACTCGGCCATCGACAAGCTCGACCACCTCGTGGATCTCGGTGTCGACTTCGTCGAACTCATGCCGGTCAACGCGTTCAGCGGGACGCACGGCTGGGGTTACGACGGTGTGCTCTGGTATGCCGTGCACGAACCGTACGGTGGGCCCGACGGGCTCGTCCGGTTCGTCGACGCGTGCCACGCCCGCGGTCTCGGCGTGCTGATCGACGCGGTGTTCAACCATCTGGGGCCGTCGGGCAACTATCTGCCGAAATTCGGCCCGTACCTGTCGGCGGGCAGCAACCCGTGGGGTGCGTCGATCAACCTGTCCGACGCCGACGCCGACGAGGTGCGCGCCTACATCCTGGAGTGTGCACTGCGGTGGATGCGCGACTTCCATGCCGACGGACTACGTCTGGACGCCGTGCATGCGTTGATGGACAACACCGCGATCCACATCCTTGAGGAACTGAGCGCCGAAACCGACGCCCTCGCCGAGGAACTCGGCAGGCCGCTGTCGCTGATCGCCGAGAGCGACCTCAACGACCCGCGCCTGATCACACCACGCGACCGCGGCGGCTACGGCATCACCGCGCAGTGGGACGACGACATCCACCACGCCATCCACACCGCGGTCTCCGGTGAACGCCAGGGCTATTACGCCGACTTCGGCTCGCTGGAGACCCTCGCGACGACGCTGAAGAACGGCTATTTCCACGCAGGCACGTACTCGTCGTTCCGGCACCGCCGCCACGGCCGTCCGCTCGACACCGCGACCATCCCCGGCACCAGGCTGCTGGCCTACACCGTGACTCACGATCAGGTCGGCAACCGCGCGGTCGGCGATCGCCCGTCGCAGCGGCTCACCGCCGGCCAGTTGGCCGTCAAGGCCGCGTTGGCCCTCGGGTCCCCTTACACCGCAATGCTTTTCATGGGCGAGGAATGGGGGTCGTCGTCACCGTTTCAGTTCTTCAGCTCGCATCCCGAACCCGAACTGGCCAGGGCCACCGCAGAGGGCCGCAAGGCCGAGTTCGCCGAACACGGCTGGGACGCCGACGAGATCCCCGATCCGCAGGATCCGGCGACCTTCGAGCGGTCCAAGCTGAACTGGGACGAACTCGATCAGGGCGAGCACGCCCAACTGCTCGGCATCTACCGCGGACTCATCGAACTGCGTCGCACCGAGCCGGCCCTCGCCGATCCGTGGCTGGACCACATGCGCGTCGACTTCGACGAGACCGACCGGTGGATCGTGCTGTACCGCGGGGATTTGGCGATCGCCTGCAACCTCAACGCCGACCCGGTCACCGTCCCGGTCTCCGGCGAGCCGGTGCTGGCGTCGAGCACACCCGACATCACGGCCGACGCGACCACGCTGGCCGGACATTCTTTCGCGATCCTGCGGGTTGTCAACTCGTCATCCACAGCCGCACAGCCTGTGGATGACGCGCTTTCCGGATAG
- the ilvA gene encoding threonine ammonia-lyase IlvA codes for MSTELSTGSRFTQLTAHLSAADIDEAAQRISGVVTESPVQLCERLSEATGARVYLKREDLQAVRSYKVRGAFNLMAQLSPEELAAGVVCSSAGNHAQGFAMACRTMKTHGRVYVPAKTPKQKRDRIRYHGREFIELIAVGATYDLAAAAALDDVARTGATLVPPYDDLRTMAGQGTIAAELLDQLDVEPDLVIVPVGGGGCIAGITTYLAERTSNTSVLGVEPAGAASMIAALSAGEPVTLPNVDQFVDGAAVARAGQLPFEALAAAGDMVSLTTVDEGAVCTAMLDLYQNEGIIAEPAGALSVAALLEADIEPGSTVVCLISGGNNDVSRYNEVLERSLVHLGLKHYFLVDFPQEPGALRRFLDEVLGPGDDITLFEYVKRNNRETGEALVGVELSSAADLEGLLARMEQSDIHVELLEPGSPTYRYLT; via the coding sequence GTGAGCACCGAACTGAGCACCGGCTCCCGATTCACCCAGCTGACCGCACACCTGTCAGCGGCTGATATCGACGAGGCTGCTCAGCGAATTTCCGGCGTGGTCACCGAGAGCCCCGTGCAACTGTGTGAACGGCTCTCCGAGGCCACCGGCGCGCGGGTCTATCTCAAGCGGGAGGACCTGCAGGCCGTGCGGTCCTACAAGGTGCGCGGCGCGTTCAACCTGATGGCGCAGCTCTCCCCGGAGGAACTCGCGGCCGGTGTCGTCTGCTCCTCGGCGGGAAACCATGCCCAGGGCTTCGCGATGGCCTGCCGCACCATGAAGACCCACGGCCGGGTGTACGTGCCCGCCAAGACGCCGAAGCAGAAGCGTGACCGCATCCGCTACCACGGACGCGAGTTCATCGAGCTCATCGCCGTCGGCGCCACCTACGACCTCGCGGCCGCCGCGGCGCTCGACGACGTTGCGCGGACCGGCGCGACGCTGGTGCCGCCCTACGACGACCTGCGCACGATGGCCGGTCAGGGCACCATCGCCGCCGAACTGCTCGACCAGCTCGACGTCGAACCCGATCTGGTGATCGTGCCGGTCGGTGGCGGCGGCTGCATCGCGGGCATCACGACCTACCTCGCCGAGCGCACCAGCAACACGTCGGTGCTCGGCGTGGAACCCGCGGGCGCGGCGTCGATGATCGCGGCCCTGTCGGCGGGTGAGCCCGTCACGCTGCCGAATGTCGACCAGTTCGTCGACGGTGCGGCCGTGGCGCGCGCCGGGCAGCTGCCGTTCGAGGCGCTCGCGGCGGCCGGCGACATGGTGTCGCTGACGACGGTCGACGAGGGCGCGGTGTGCACCGCGATGCTCGACCTGTACCAGAACGAGGGCATCATCGCCGAACCGGCCGGCGCGCTGTCGGTGGCGGCGCTGCTGGAGGCCGATATCGAGCCCGGCTCCACGGTGGTGTGCCTGATCTCCGGTGGCAACAACGATGTTTCGCGCTACAACGAGGTGCTGGAGCGCTCGCTGGTGCACCTGGGCCTCAAGCACTACTTCCTGGTGGACTTCCCGCAGGAACCCGGTGCGCTGCGGCGCTTCCTCGATGAGGTGCTCGGGCCCGGTGACGACATCACGTTGTTCGAGTACGTCAAGCGCAACAACCGCGAGACCGGGGAAGCCCTGGTGGGTGTCGAGCTGAGCTCGGCCGCCGACCTGGAAGGCCTGCTGGCCCGCATGGAGCAGTCCGACATCCACGTCGAACTGCTCGAGCCGGGCTCGCCGACGTACCGCTACCTGACCTGA
- a CDS encoding SRPBCC family protein produces the protein MRSRHVSVWVEVPPDAVYAFASDPGQMSRWAAGLAQGELRLTPEGWIADSPMGVVRVSFTPTNTHGVLDHVVELPSGERVYNPMRVVPAGIDEPRCEVVFTVRRRPGMSDEQFDADVAAVQADLERLRALLEQ, from the coding sequence ATGCGCAGCAGACATGTCAGCGTCTGGGTCGAGGTGCCACCGGATGCGGTCTATGCGTTCGCTTCGGACCCGGGTCAAATGTCAAGGTGGGCAGCAGGTTTGGCGCAGGGAGAGCTGCGGTTGACGCCGGAGGGCTGGATCGCCGACTCGCCGATGGGGGTCGTGCGGGTGAGTTTCACCCCGACCAACACCCATGGTGTGCTCGACCATGTGGTCGAGCTGCCGTCGGGGGAGCGGGTCTACAACCCGATGCGGGTGGTGCCCGCCGGGATCGACGAACCGCGGTGTGAGGTGGTGTTCACCGTGCGCAGGCGGCCGGGCATGTCCGATGAGCAGTTCGACGCCGACGTCGCTGCCGTGCAGGCCGACCTGGAGAGGCTGCGCGCGCTACTGGAGCAGTGA